One genomic region from Listeria monocytogenes encodes:
- the tagD gene encoding glycerol-3-phosphate cytidylyltransferase has product MKKVITYGTFDLLHWGHIHLLKRAKALGDYLIVAISSDEFNRIKHKEAYHSYEHRKLIIEAIRYVDEVIPENNWEQKRDDIEKYGIDVFVMGDDWEGEFDFLKDVCEVVYLPRTEGISTSQIKDELK; this is encoded by the coding sequence ATGAAAAAGGTTATTACATATGGAACATTTGACTTGCTTCATTGGGGGCATATTCACTTATTAAAGCGCGCTAAGGCTCTTGGTGATTATTTAATAGTAGCAATTTCTTCCGATGAATTTAATCGAATTAAACATAAAGAAGCTTATCATAGTTACGAACACCGTAAATTAATTATTGAAGCAATACGTTATGTGGATGAGGTGATCCCAGAGAATAACTGGGAACAAAAAAGAGATGATATAGAGAAATACGGAATCGATGTTTTTGTAATGGGTGATGACTGGGAAGGCGAATTTGATTTTCTAAAAGATGTGTGTGAAGTTGTTTATCTTCCTCGAACTGAAGGGATTTCTACGTCTCAAATAAAAGATGAACTAAAATAA